The following coding sequences are from one Ornithodoros turicata isolate Travis chromosome 1, ASM3712646v1, whole genome shotgun sequence window:
- the LOC135388270 gene encoding uncharacterized protein LOC135388270, translating into MEPLISDLNSLQSDGFDIMLDGSVVHFKAHVLGFSGDNLSLNSLGGLSCGFTVGRVWRQCLATTRNLPSITDEPHCTLRTARMHDSHVAAVELSNDNARLYGVKERSCLFARDGFDVTCQLLPALMHDVLEGGINTVLKTVLDSLLSSKVLLEEHFNVVDQFRYQHHDMKNKPFAISVMNTNKIQSIKGTASQKLCLFRLLPQFFGDHIPEGNQDWRIYLKYREIVNFLLSDRIPSVCVNYLEVQIAAFLTAFVQRYPMVKVTPKLHYLIHYPRYISLFGPPRNFATP; encoded by the coding sequence ATGGAGCCTCTTATTTCTGACCTTAACTCTTTGCAATCAGATGGGTTTGACATCATGTTGGATGGGTCAGTTGTCCACTTCAAAGCGCATGTCCTCGGATTCAGCGGTGACAATCTGTCATTGAACAGCCTAGGTGGACTCAGCTGTGGCTTCACTGTGGGTCGAGTATGGCGTCAGTGCCTTGCAACCACCAGGAACCTACCATCAATAACAGATGAACCTCACTGCACATTGAGGACTGCACGGATGCATGACAGTCACGTAGCCGCTGTTGAATTAAGCAATGATAATGCAAGGCTGTATGGAGTGAAAGAACGTTCGTGTCTCTTCGCACGTGATGGGTTCGATGTCACATGTCAGCTTCTTCCCGCCCTCATGCATGATGTCTTAGAGGGAGGTATAAACACTGTTCTCAAGACTGTATTGGACTCACTGTTGTCTTCAAAGGTACTTCTGGAGGAACATTTCAACGTGGTAGACCAGTTCCGGTATCAGCATCATGACATGAAGAACAAGCCTTTTGCGATATCTGTCATGAACACGAACAAAATACAGAGCATCAAGGGGACAGCCAGCCAAAAGCTATGTTTGTTCCGCCTTTTGCCACAGTTCTTTGGTGACCACATTCCAGAAGGAAATCAAGACTGGAGGATTTATCTCAAGTATCGTGAAATTGTGAACTTTCTTCTTTCCGACAGGATTCCCAGTGTCTGTGTGAACTATCTTGAAGTGCAGATAGCTGCATTCCTTACTGCATTTGTTCAGAGGTATCCCATGGTAAAAGTGACACCAAAGTTGCACTACCTCATTCACTATCCTCGGTACATCTCTCTTTTCGGACCCCCTCGCAACTTTGCAACTCCATGA